In the genome of Halictus rubicundus isolate RS-2024b chromosome 9, iyHalRubi1_principal, whole genome shotgun sequence, one region contains:
- the Wus gene encoding TM2 and DnaJ domain-containing protein wurst, with amino-acid sequence MEPTRTNLTNGRVDERAKKMERKRKSVFWAYVLWLFGGLVGAHHVYLGRDKQAFVYFSTLGGYVGFGWLRDIYKIPWYVADANDDPRFIEDFKQKVRTNRKPPFSTVRFAAGTGVAYLWAGIYRSAIPEDEVYGINFRHLLLFTPFVIALAVWTIGNIGRERGSIWFALGAAYLFYPTLPYIGDDTMWVFLMTVASALSFDTFSKEWRLKPKKKKSLVRRLLYLSLAAALYASLLASYFYFNAVVTDSEGEEIKLSEAIRHFLTSPIWLDLKASLEATWNQAVHQGFWATWAQLIDLTDPRGEINAYKVLGLSQTATQSEVTARWRALSRDNHPDKIKGSEQERREAQEKFMDIQQAYEILSKAKNRRQRRNRKSDDDSIVE; translated from the exons ATGGAACCGACGAGGACGAACCTGACGAATGGACGCGTCGACGAGCGGGCCAAGAAGATGGAACGGAAACGGAAATCGGTGTTTTGGGCGTACGTGCTCTGGCTGTTCGGCGGCCTCGTTGGAGCCCACCACGTGTACCTGGGACGGGACAAGCAGGCGTTCGTCTACTTCAGCACCCTAGGCGGCTACGTCGGCTTCGGCTGGCTACGAGACATCTATAAGATCCCGTGGTACGTGGCCGACGCGAACGACGATCCCAGGTTCATCGAGGACTTCAAGCAGAAAGTCAGGACCAACCGCAAG CCTCCGTTTTCGACAGTGCGATTCGCAGCAGGAACCGGCGTTGCATACTTGTGGGCTGGAATTTATCGCAGCGCTATACCGGAAGACGAGGTCTATGGGATCAATTTCCGGCACTTGTTGCTCTTCACACCTTTCGTCATTGCTCTCG CTGTCTGGACGATCGGGAACATCGGTAGAGAGCGAGGGTCCATATGGTTCGCTCTGGGCGCAGCATACCTGTTCTACCCGACCTTACCGTACATCGGGGACGACACCATGTGGGTGTTCCTGATGACCGTGGCCTCCGCGTTGAGCTTCGACACGTTCAGCAAGGAATGGCGGCTgaagccgaagaagaagaagagcctGGTCCGCAGGCTGCTCTATCTCAGCTTGGCCGCAGCCCTGTACGCGTCCCTGCTAGCCAGCTACTTCTATTTCAACGCCGTGGTGACCGACAGCGAGGGCGAGGAGATCAAGCTGTCCGAGGCGATCCGGCATTTCCTGACCTCCCCTATATGGCTCGATCTCAAA GCTAGTCTCGAGGCGACCTGGAACCAGGCGGTGCACCAGGGTTTCTGGGCAACGTGGGCGCAGCTGATCGATCTCACCGATCCTCGCGGTGAAATAAACGCCTACAAA GTGCTGGGTCTGTCGCAGACAGCCACGCAATCGGAAGTGACGGCTCGTTGGAGGGCTCTCTCCAGGGACAACCATCCCGACAAGATAAAAGGCTCCGAGCAGGAGAGACGAGAGGCTCAGGAGAAGTTCATGGATATACAGCAGGCCTACGAAATCCTCTCGAAGGCCAAGAACCGGAGACAACGCCGCAACAGGAAGAGCGACGACGACTCCATCGTTGAATGA